A stretch of the Medicago truncatula cultivar Jemalong A17 chromosome 5, MtrunA17r5.0-ANR, whole genome shotgun sequence genome encodes the following:
- the LOC11431941 gene encoding putative UDP-glucose flavonoid 3-O-glucosyltransferase 3, protein MKKAEVVFIPFPGLSHLISTLEFVKLLINRDNRLRVTVLVIKFPHITENDVNTKSLPISESLNIINLPEVSLPPNTDPGFSSMTALLEAQKPNVKQAVSNLTTREGQHGHLAAFVVDMFCTTMINVANEFNVPTLVFFTSGVASLGLNLYLYTLRERDNVDSTQLLLQNEVAIPSFANPVPSKSLPSFVLHKEWESFFMRLARGLKKVNGIIVNSFEELESHAVHSFFSHPDLSDILIYPVGPLLNLEPKTKGTVDADSDDVMKWLDDQPPSSVVFLCFGSRGYFDEDQVKEIAHAVENSGARFVWSLRKPPAKGTMAAPSDYPLYDLGLVLPEGFLDRTAEIGRIVGWAQQAQILAHPAIGGFVSHCGWNSTLESIYFGVPIAAWPLFAEQQANAFELVCELKIGVDIALDYRVELSGRPNYLVTADKIERGIRSVLDKDADVRKKVKEMSEKSKKTLLEGGSSYNYLGRLIDYIMYEV, encoded by the coding sequence ATGAAGAAAGCAGAAGTGGTGTTTATCCCTTTTCCCGGTCTGAGCCATCTAATTTCCACACTTGAGTTTGTGAAGCTTCTAATCAATCGTGATAACCGTCTCCGAGTAACTGTTTTAGTTATCAAATTCCCACACATAACAGAAAATGATGTCAACACTAAATCCCTTCCTATCTCAGAATCTCTCAACATCATCAACCTTCCAGAAGTTTCTCTTCCCCCAAACACCGATCCAGGTTTCTCTTCCATGACAGCTCTCCTCGAAGCTCAGAAACCAAACGTAAAACAAGCTGTCTCCAACCTCACTACTAGAGAAGGACAACATGGACACCTCGCCGCCTTCGTTGTTGACATGTTCTGCACCACCATGATCAATGTTGCCAATGAGTTCAATGTCCCTACGCTCGTTTTCTTCACTTCTGGTGTTGCTTCCCTTGGTTTGAATCTTTACCTTTACACTCTTCGTGAACGAGACAATGTCGATTCGACTCAGCTGCTGCTGCAGAACGAGGTAGCCATCCCGAGTTTCGCCAACCCCGTTCCTTCAAAATCATTGCCCAGTTTTGTGCTACACAAGGAATGGGAGTCGTTTTTCATGAGACTTGCAAGAGGCCTCAAGAAAGTAAATGGCATTATAGTAAACTCATTTGAAGAGCTAGAATCACATGCGGTTCACTCTTTTTTCTCTCATCCTGATCTATCGGATATACTGATATATCCGGTGGGACCTTTATTAAACCTTGAGCCCAAAACAAAGGGCACTGTTGACGCTGATTCTGATGATGTAATGAAGTGGCTTGATGATCAACCTCCTTCCTCCGTAGTTTTCCTCTGCTTCGGGAGTAGGGGTTATTTTGATGAAGATCAGGTTAAGGAGATCGCACATGCTGTTGAGAATAGTGGGGCACGCTTCGTGTGGTCTCTGCGTAAACCTCCAGCAAAGGGCACTATGGCTGCACCCTCGGATTACCCTCTTTATGATTTGGGTCTGGTTTTACCTGAAGGATTCTTAGATAGAACTGCTGAGATTGGAAGGATAGTTGGATGGGCCCAACAGGCCCAAATACTAGCCCACCCAGCCATAGGAGGATTTGTTTCACATTGTGGTTGGAATTCAACACTCGAGAGCATATATTTTGGTGTACCAATTGCCGCATGGCCACTCTTTGCTGAACAACAGGCTAATGCTTTTGAATTGGTGTGTGAGCTGAAGATAGGTGTGGATATCGCATTGGATTATAGGGTGGAGTTAAGTGGTAGGCCTAACTATCTTGTAACTGCCGATAAAATTGAGCGAGGAATAAGGAGTGTGTTGGATAAGGATGCAGATGTaaggaagaaagtgaaagagatgAGTGAAAAGAGTAAGAAGACTTTGTTAGAAGGTGGATCTTCTTACAATTATTTAGGTCGTTTGATTGATTATATTATGTATGAggtatga